Proteins encoded in a region of the Tribolium castaneum strain GA2 chromosome 7, icTriCast1.1, whole genome shotgun sequence genome:
- the lili gene encoding protein Lilipod has protein sequence MDEYDEDEPNFEEQEFHNNVREQIIFLLLFLLLYLLSFALLGRFKRKGREDYYSTDEDEVTVYRISTWLCTFSLAVSIGAVLLLPISIISNEVLIIYPNSYYIKWLNSSLIQGLWNYIFLFSNLSLFVLLPFAYLFTESEGFFGHRKGLMARVYETFTVLGLLGLVVLGMTYVISALIDKDKSSFQTLLNLWSYYLPFLYSCISFLGVLMLLVCTPLGFVRLFDVVSQFLIKPQFLRDINEEYYACALEEECLRRRLKHVQTTGKYYVSPAPMSIGLNGPFHDDDYKLPDNLLRLRNGELQSGLGSRLVEVETRRKMLDKQRHTSFLRRNVLHPIAMILLIGLTVIAVLLVVQNTLSLLIGIKALPLSSKQFTLGVSSLSKLGPFGAALEIVLILYLIATSSIGLYTAPVMSRIRPRPRSTPFCLIIGNCAVVLILSSALPLLSKILGITNFDLLGDFGSIEWLGNFQIVLLYNLSFAAASTLCVVNKFTAKVRRELYARISLFLGVCEPPVSVPNTPRPSVVKFA, from the exons ATGGATGAATATGACGAAGATGAGCCGAATTTTGAAGAACAAGAATTCCACAACAACGTTCGGGAACAAATC ATCTTTTTGTTGCTGTTCCTTCTCCTCTACCTCTTAAGTTTCGCCCTTTTGGGACGTTTCAAACGAAAAGGCCGTGAGGATTACTACAGTACCGACGAGGACGAGGTCACAGTCTATCGTATAAGCACCTGGTTGTGCACATTCTCATTGGCTGTGTCAATCGGTGCCGTTCTTCTTTTACCAATTTCGATAATTTCGAACGAAGTGCTGATTATCTACCCTAATAGCTATTACATCAAATGGTTGAACAGTTCTCTTATTCAGGGATTAtggaattatatttttttattttccaatttatcaCTTTTCGTTCTTTTGCCATTTGCTTATTTATTCACTGAATCGGAAGGATTTTTCGGACACCGCAAAGGATTGATGGCCAGAGTCTACGAAACTTTTACCGTTTTAGGCCTTTTAGGACTGGTGGTGTTGGGTATGACGTATGTCATATCGGCGCTTATCGATAAAGATAAGTCCAGTTTTCAGACTTTACTCA aTTTATGGAGCTACTACTTACCTTTTTTATACTCGTGCATATCATTCCTGGGCGTTTTGATGCTTTTGG tatgtaCCCCTTTGGGTTTTGTGCGACTATTCGACGTCGTCAGTCAGTTCCTAATAAAACCTCAGTTTTTACGCGACATAAATGAGGAATACTACGCTTGTGCTTTAGAAGAAGAGTGCTTGAGGCGAAGACTGAAACATGTACAAACAACGGGCAAATATTACGTCAGTCCGGCCCCTATGTCGATAGGTCTAAACGGCCCTTTTCACGACGATGATTACAAACTACCTGATAATTTATTACGTTTACGAAACGGGGAATTACAGTCGGGGCTTGGCTCGCGCCTCGTTGAAGTGGAAACACGGAGAAAAATGCTAG ataAACAAAGACATACATCGTTTCTGCGCCGAAACGTCTTGCATCCGATTGCGATGATACTTTTGATTGGTTTGACAGTAATTGCAGTACTGTTGGTTGTACAAAATACGCTTTCTTTGCTTATCGGTATTAAAGCATTGCCGCTTAGTTCAAAG CAATTTACACTAGGAGTTAGCTCCTTGTCCAAACTAGGTCCCTTTGGGGCTGCTTTGGAgattgtattaattttatacTTAATCGCAACTTCCTCAATAGGTCTTTATACAGCTCCTGTGATGTCTCGGATACGTCCGAGACCAAGAAGTACACCGTTTTGCTTGATTATAGGCAATTGTGCCGTTGTATTGATTCTCAGCTCGGCTTTGCCTCTGCTGTCGAAGATTTTGG GTAtcacaaattttgatttattgggCGATTTCGGCAGCATCGAGTGGCTTGGAAACTTCCAAATCGTGCTACTCTACAACTTGTCTTTTGCAGCAGCGTCCACTCTATGCGTAGTCAATAAATTCACAGCGAAAGTGCGAAGAGAACTGTACGCCCG AATATCGCTTTTTCTGGGAGTTTGTGAACCACCTGTATCCGTCCCAAATACACCAAGGCCTTCAGTGGTCAAGTTTGCATAG